A part of Candidatus Methylacidiphilales bacterium genomic DNA contains:
- the ftsY gene encoding signal recognition particle-docking protein FtsY translates to MLSVFKKWIAQAKGGKIEWDDLEAVLIQSDLGLPLTHSILKSLKESPLSRETVSEAAAQSILGLWPTPPRQLFVQPGKMSVWLIVGVNGTGKTTSIAKLAHHYQKTGKKVHLIAADTFRAAAIDQLKVWADRTGSGFFAGKENGDPAAAAYQGLENAKRENADLVLIDTAGRLHNKENLMRELEKVKRVIQKLIPDAPHEILLVLDGTNGNNAVEQARQFHSFLNLTGLIVTKLDSSSKGGAIAAIKAEHKIDPVFIGSGEGLDDFREFDPKAYVSRFFAQPTS, encoded by the coding sequence ATGCTCAGCGTTTTTAAAAAATGGATCGCCCAGGCCAAGGGCGGAAAAATCGAGTGGGACGACCTTGAAGCGGTCCTCATTCAATCCGACCTCGGTCTGCCTCTCACCCACTCCATTTTAAAAAGCCTGAAAGAAAGCCCGCTTTCCCGCGAAACCGTTTCCGAAGCCGCCGCGCAGTCCATTTTGGGCCTTTGGCCAACACCTCCCCGCCAACTCTTCGTCCAGCCCGGCAAGATGTCCGTGTGGCTGATTGTCGGCGTGAACGGGACCGGCAAAACCACCTCGATCGCCAAGCTGGCCCATCACTACCAAAAGACTGGAAAGAAGGTTCACCTCATCGCCGCCGACACTTTCCGCGCCGCTGCCATCGATCAACTGAAGGTTTGGGCCGACCGCACCGGTTCTGGATTTTTCGCCGGGAAGGAAAACGGCGACCCTGCGGCGGCGGCGTATCAGGGGCTGGAAAATGCCAAGCGCGAAAACGCCGATCTGGTTCTGATCGACACCGCGGGCCGGTTGCATAACAAGGAAAACCTGATGCGTGAACTGGAAAAGGTGAAACGCGTCATCCAAAAACTGATCCCGGACGCCCCGCATGAGATCCTGCTCGTCCTGGACGGAACCAATGGCAACAACGCCGTCGAACAGGCCCGGCAGTTTCACAGCTTCCTGAATTTGACCGGATTGATCGTGACCAAGCTCGACAGCTCATCCAAGGGCGGGGCCATTGCCGCCATCAAGGCCGAGCACAAGATCGACCCGGTTTTTATCGGGTCCGGCGAAGGCCTGGATGATTTCCGGGAATTTGACCCGAAGGCTTACGTGTCGCGCTTTTTTGCCCAGCCCACATCATGA
- the ribD gene encoding bifunctional diaminohydroxyphosphoribosylaminopyrimidine deaminase/5-amino-6-(5-phosphoribosylamino)uracil reductase RibD, protein MNPDEKWMRLALDLARKGLGRTSPNPCVGAVIVKNGKLLGQGWHKQAGKAHAEIEAIRDARRHGHRVQGSTLYVTLEPCCTHGRTPPCTEALIREKFKRVVVGATDPNPAHAGRAFRILRKADIQVEHGILKTECLHLNRAFNHWIRTGKPWVLAKAALTLDGKLALPKVRGESKGRWISSPASRKDAHRLRSFSDAILVGAETARADNPRLTVRGVRGAKQPWRVVVTRSGKLPKSLHLFSDRHKIRTLLYRSQSWPQILQDLGKRGVVQLLVEGGGDIHSQLARKRWVNEVVLYYAPLVLGKSAGRNLPHDDALRRLPLKHATLQRLGPDLKLQGLV, encoded by the coding sequence ATGAATCCTGACGAAAAATGGATGCGCCTCGCGCTGGATCTGGCGCGCAAGGGTCTGGGCCGGACGAGCCCGAACCCCTGTGTCGGCGCGGTCATTGTCAAAAATGGGAAGCTGCTGGGCCAGGGCTGGCACAAACAGGCCGGGAAAGCTCACGCGGAAATCGAAGCCATCCGCGATGCCCGGCGCCACGGCCACCGCGTCCAAGGCTCAACGCTGTACGTCACGTTGGAACCCTGCTGCACGCACGGACGCACCCCGCCCTGCACCGAAGCCTTGATCCGCGAAAAATTCAAGCGCGTCGTAGTTGGCGCCACCGATCCGAATCCCGCGCACGCCGGGCGGGCGTTTCGCATCCTGCGCAAGGCGGACATCCAGGTCGAACACGGCATTCTAAAAACAGAATGCCTGCATCTGAACCGCGCCTTCAATCACTGGATCAGAACCGGGAAACCCTGGGTTCTGGCAAAGGCGGCCCTGACCCTTGACGGAAAGCTCGCACTTCCAAAGGTTAGGGGGGAAAGCAAAGGCCGCTGGATCAGTTCGCCCGCTTCACGCAAGGATGCGCATCGGCTCCGCTCATTCAGCGACGCCATTCTCGTCGGTGCCGAGACCGCGCGCGCCGACAATCCGCGCCTCACCGTCCGGGGTGTTCGCGGCGCGAAACAGCCGTGGCGGGTCGTCGTCACCCGCTCGGGCAAGCTGCCCAAATCGCTGCATTTGTTTTCGGACAGGCACAAAATCCGCACGCTGCTTTATCGCAGCCAGTCGTGGCCCCAGATCCTGCAAGACCTTGGAAAACGCGGCGTGGTGCAACTGCTGGTGGAAGGAGGGGGAGATATCCACAGCCAACTGGCCCGGAAGCGATGGGTGAACGAAGTCGTTTTGTATTACGCACCGCTGGTTCTTGGAAAATCTGCCGGTCGCAACCTGCCTCATGACGACGCCCTGCGCCGCCTGCCGCTCAAACACGCCACCCTTCAAAGGCTCGGCCCGGATTTAAAACTGCAAGGGTTGGTTTAA
- a CDS encoding PIN domain-containing protein, translated as MILVDANLLIYAVDSQSPYHEKSRTWWDLQLSGISPLALSWPTLHAFLRITTNPRLSPAYLSLADALKIIDSWLAQPCVQLLQPTSAHRQIFTSLLIETQATGNLIADAALAALAIEHGCELYSADGDFARFPGLRWRNPLLKHTK; from the coding sequence GTGATTCTCGTCGATGCCAACCTGCTGATTTATGCAGTGGATTCGCAGTCGCCCTATCATGAAAAATCCCGCACTTGGTGGGACCTGCAGTTGAGTGGCATTTCTCCCCTGGCACTTTCCTGGCCCACCTTGCACGCCTTCCTGCGCATTACAACCAACCCCCGCTTGTCACCCGCCTACTTGTCGCTTGCTGATGCGCTGAAAATCATCGACTCGTGGCTGGCCCAACCCTGTGTTCAATTGCTTCAACCCACTTCGGCTCATCGGCAGATTTTTACAAGTCTCCTAATCGAAACTCAAGCCACCGGGAATTTGATTGCCGATGCCGCCTTAGCCGCTTTGGCCATTGAACATGGCTGTGAACTCTATTCCGCAGATGGAGATTTTGCCCGCTTTCCCGGCCTCAGGTGGCGCAATCCCTTGCTCAAACACACCAAATAG
- the nusB gene encoding transcription antitermination factor NusB: MGKRRDARLLTVQFLYQREVGAQQDLEQSLSDFWELTEAAPALQKLALPSIRGVLEHYEQLDELIKKYAQNWNLNRMAAVDRSILRLALYEMHHCPEVPPVVSINEAIEIAKQISTDESGRFVNGILDRACKDLDRPARGPTQIINANSAIRREQRGARR, encoded by the coding sequence ATGGGCAAACGTCGCGACGCACGGCTCCTGACCGTGCAATTTTTATACCAGCGTGAAGTCGGGGCCCAACAGGACTTGGAACAAAGCCTGTCCGATTTCTGGGAGCTGACCGAAGCCGCGCCTGCGTTGCAAAAGCTCGCCCTGCCCTCCATCCGCGGCGTGCTGGAACATTATGAGCAACTCGATGAGTTGATCAAAAAATACGCGCAAAACTGGAATTTAAACCGAATGGCGGCCGTGGACCGGAGCATTCTGCGGCTGGCCCTGTACGAAATGCATCACTGCCCCGAAGTCCCGCCGGTGGTTTCCATCAACGAAGCCATTGAAATCGCCAAACAGATCAGCACCGATGAATCCGGGCGTTTCGTGAACGGCATTCTCGACCGGGCCTGCAAGGATCTGGACCGCCCGGCCCGCGGGCCGACGCAAATCATTAACGCAAACTCCGCCATACGTCGCGAGCAGCGGGGCGCGAGACGCTAG
- the ribH gene encoding 6,7-dimethyl-8-ribityllumazine synthase codes for MKKNLHIGIVASRFNGEFVDALLQNCINGLKGCSITVLRVPGSFEIPLAAKSLLKNKKISAVIALGLIWQGKTAHAGLIGQEVSRALMNLSLEFEKPVIHQVLSVQNEKQARERCFGKKLNRGTEAARAALSCLKLNT; via the coding sequence ATGAAAAAGAATTTGCATATCGGGATCGTCGCCAGCCGCTTCAACGGCGAATTCGTGGACGCCTTGCTGCAAAACTGCATCAACGGACTGAAGGGCTGTTCCATCACCGTGCTGCGCGTTCCGGGATCATTTGAAATCCCCCTGGCCGCCAAAAGCCTGTTGAAAAACAAAAAAATCAGCGCGGTGATCGCACTGGGCCTGATCTGGCAGGGCAAAACAGCCCATGCGGGACTGATCGGCCAGGAAGTGTCCCGCGCCCTGATGAATCTCTCGCTGGAATTTGAAAAGCCCGTCATCCACCAGGTTCTTAGTGTGCAAAACGAAAAACAGGCGCGCGAACGCTGCTTTGGCAAAAAACTGAATCGCGGCACAGAAGCCGCCCGTGCCGCGTTGTCTTGCTTAAAACTTAACACTTAA
- a CDS encoding exosortase/archaeosortase family protein: MSHTLPTHGLPSRPAFPPLLPSCVLLLVSGTLALRPLAVTWDTNPNYSFGLLVPFVALFLLYERRASRPLPEPGAPGARLKPLLCLCFLWGLIFIGFRLAVETDPGWRPGLWGLVSLYISALLVWLWLYGGRPWLRHFLFPICFLFFCIPWPFQIEWPLVRGLMQFNTWLVAGSMQLLGISAESAGNIIRLPNCTLFVEEACSGILSLQASLMLGSLLGEIYRLKPKRRLALVGASMAFALLGNYGRTLFLSLLAYVKGEQALAHWHDTAGFSILAFTAISAWLSSLLLREKANRNAMPARPDREQYSPSAGSRTALRLALGIFAATTLAETGTQAWFGWQESRRAEYPAWAIQFPETAREIALSETTRQMLLCDFHKTAQWQDARERNWTAFWFRYKPKASNKVALGTHTPESCLPLAGMKKEDEYPAFTAKVNGFEFNVQPAKFSTRGVTAYVFWVAYSLGGTPVPDVINDAKQTFSSKIRSHLEDIRNGYRGIGAETLEIAISGPETYEAARTAYLAALNSMVAADTGTDSPPPGGAKP; this comes from the coding sequence ATGTCCCACACCCTCCCCACACACGGCCTGCCATCCAGACCGGCGTTCCCGCCCCTGCTTCCAAGTTGTGTGTTGTTGTTGGTTAGTGGAACGCTCGCGCTCCGTCCTCTTGCCGTCACGTGGGATACAAATCCGAATTACTCCTTTGGCTTGCTGGTGCCATTCGTCGCGCTTTTTTTGCTCTACGAGCGCCGGGCCTCCCGCCCTCTTCCCGAGCCGGGCGCGCCCGGCGCCAGGCTTAAGCCTCTGCTCTGTCTTTGCTTCCTTTGGGGGCTGATCTTTATCGGCTTTCGGCTGGCGGTGGAAACCGATCCAGGCTGGCGGCCCGGACTATGGGGACTCGTGTCGCTCTATATTAGCGCACTGTTAGTCTGGCTCTGGCTTTATGGAGGCCGCCCGTGGCTGCGGCATTTTCTCTTCCCCATCTGTTTTCTGTTTTTCTGCATTCCCTGGCCTTTCCAGATCGAATGGCCGCTGGTGCGGGGGCTCATGCAATTCAACACCTGGCTGGTGGCGGGCTCCATGCAACTGCTTGGCATTTCGGCCGAATCCGCCGGCAACATCATCCGGCTCCCGAATTGCACCCTGTTCGTCGAGGAAGCGTGCAGCGGAATCCTGTCCCTCCAGGCATCGCTGATGCTGGGATCTTTGCTGGGTGAAATTTATCGCCTGAAACCCAAACGCCGTCTTGCCCTGGTTGGCGCCAGCATGGCGTTCGCGTTGCTTGGAAATTATGGACGCACGCTCTTCCTTTCCCTGCTTGCCTATGTCAAGGGAGAGCAAGCCCTGGCTCATTGGCACGATACAGCGGGATTTTCCATCCTGGCCTTCACGGCGATCAGCGCCTGGCTCAGCAGTCTTTTGCTCCGGGAAAAAGCCAACCGAAACGCCATGCCTGCCAGGCCGGATCGGGAACAATACAGTCCGTCTGCCGGGAGCCGGACGGCCCTTCGTCTCGCGTTGGGCATTTTCGCGGCAACAACTCTGGCGGAAACAGGGACCCAGGCTTGGTTTGGCTGGCAGGAGTCCAGGCGGGCCGAGTATCCCGCATGGGCAATCCAATTCCCCGAAACCGCAAGGGAGATCGCTTTGTCTGAAACCACACGCCAAATGCTCCTCTGCGACTTCCATAAGACCGCACAATGGCAGGATGCGCGGGAAAGGAACTGGACCGCCTTCTGGTTTCGATACAAACCGAAGGCCTCGAACAAAGTCGCGTTGGGCACGCATACTCCGGAAAGCTGCCTGCCCCTGGCCGGCATGAAAAAAGAGGACGAATACCCCGCTTTTACCGCAAAAGTAAATGGATTTGAATTCAACGTGCAACCGGCAAAGTTCTCCACAAGGGGTGTTACAGCCTACGTGTTTTGGGTCGCGTACTCCCTGGGAGGAACGCCGGTGCCGGATGTCATCAATGATGCAAAACAGACGTTTTCATCGAAAATACGTTCCCATCTGGAGGATATCCGCAACGGGTACCGCGGGATAGGCGCCGAAACTTTGGAAATCGCCATCAGCGGGCCGGAAACTTATGAAGCGGCCAGGACGGCTTATCTTGCCGCTCTCAACAGCATGGTGGCGGCAGACACCGGCACGGACAGCCCGCCTCCAGGGGGGGCGAAGCCCTAA
- a CDS encoding bifunctional 3,4-dihydroxy-2-butanone-4-phosphate synthase/GTP cyclohydrolase II, with the protein MKSKAASAKTKFDPIEEVIADIRNGRMVIMTDDADRENEGDLIMAAQKATPASINFMAQHARGLICAPITHERAAQLGLQRMVLENRETFKTDFTVSVDAAHGVATGISAHDRAAAVKILASAKSKPRDLVQPGHIFPLQAKSGGVLQRAGHTEAAVDLAKLAGLDPSAVICEILNEDGTMARVPELLKLAGEHKFKIATIQDLIGYRRRTERLITCEEIVELPTDYGKFNLHLYRSILDNSHHLALVKGRINPKKPTLVRVHSECLTGDVFGSRRCDCGNQLHDALTLISRAGSGVLVYMRQEGRGIGLPAKIHAYKLQEQGYDTVEANVKLGFGPDLREYGLGAQILYDLGVRKMRILTNNPKKVVGLSGYGLELVDRVPIRVKANKHNKKYLRAKKLKLGHSL; encoded by the coding sequence ATGAAAAGCAAGGCTGCCAGCGCAAAAACAAAGTTCGATCCGATCGAAGAAGTCATTGCCGACATTCGAAACGGACGCATGGTCATCATGACCGATGACGCCGACCGCGAAAACGAGGGCGACCTCATCATGGCCGCGCAAAAGGCCACTCCCGCTTCCATCAATTTCATGGCCCAGCACGCGCGCGGACTGATCTGCGCCCCCATCACCCATGAGCGCGCCGCCCAACTCGGCCTCCAGCGCATGGTGCTGGAAAACCGCGAAACCTTTAAAACGGATTTCACCGTCTCGGTGGATGCGGCCCATGGAGTGGCCACCGGCATCAGCGCCCACGACCGCGCGGCTGCCGTCAAAATCCTGGCCAGCGCCAAATCCAAGCCCAGGGACCTCGTCCAGCCCGGCCATATTTTTCCCCTGCAGGCCAAGAGCGGCGGCGTGTTGCAGCGCGCGGGCCACACGGAAGCGGCGGTGGATCTCGCCAAGCTGGCCGGGCTCGACCCTTCCGCCGTCATCTGCGAGATCCTGAACGAAGACGGCACCATGGCGCGCGTGCCCGAGCTTTTGAAACTGGCGGGCGAACACAAATTCAAGATCGCCACCATCCAGGACCTGATCGGATATCGCCGCCGCACGGAACGGCTTATCACCTGCGAGGAAATCGTCGAGCTGCCGACCGACTACGGAAAATTCAACCTCCATCTCTATCGCTCCATTCTCGACAACTCCCATCATCTCGCGCTGGTGAAAGGCAGGATCAACCCCAAAAAACCCACGCTGGTGCGCGTCCACAGCGAGTGTCTGACGGGCGATGTCTTTGGCTCCCGCCGCTGTGACTGCGGCAACCAGCTTCACGATGCCCTGACTTTGATTTCGCGGGCGGGAAGCGGCGTGCTTGTGTACATGCGCCAGGAAGGCCGGGGCATCGGCCTGCCTGCCAAGATCCACGCCTACAAACTGCAGGAACAGGGTTACGACACAGTTGAAGCCAATGTGAAGTTAGGCTTCGGCCCCGACCTCCGCGAATACGGCCTCGGCGCCCAGATTCTTTACGACCTCGGCGTCCGCAAAATGCGCATCCTGACCAACAACCCCAAAAAGGTCGTCGGCCTCTCCGGTTACGGGCTCGAGCTGGTGGACCGGGTGCCGATCCGGGTCAAGGCAAACAAACACAACAAAAAATATCTCCGGGCCAAGAAGCTGAAACTGGGGCATTCCCTGTAA
- a CDS encoding rhodanese-like domain-containing protein, with protein sequence MTISKSKIKRLSPAEAKRQQRTALLLDVRTPAEFEEVHIPGSVLHPLGNLNPDEVKKLAAGKKACIVICKSGMRSGQAAEKLKKSALRGLMVLEGGVTAWEAAGLPLNRGRKTISLERQVRIAAGALVLAGALLGYFVNPLWIALPGFVGAGLIFAGITDTCGMGMLLARMPWNNGCCCR encoded by the coding sequence ATGACAATCTCCAAATCGAAGATCAAACGCCTCTCACCCGCCGAAGCCAAACGCCAGCAGCGTACAGCCCTCCTGCTTGATGTCCGCACGCCTGCGGAATTCGAGGAGGTTCATATTCCCGGATCGGTTTTGCACCCGCTCGGCAATCTCAACCCGGACGAGGTAAAAAAACTCGCCGCGGGCAAGAAGGCCTGCATCGTGATTTGCAAGTCCGGCATGCGATCGGGCCAGGCGGCCGAGAAATTGAAAAAGAGCGCCTTGCGCGGCTTGATGGTGCTTGAAGGCGGAGTGACCGCATGGGAAGCGGCCGGCCTGCCGCTGAATCGCGGACGGAAAACCATCTCGCTCGAACGCCAGGTGCGCATCGCGGCGGGGGCCTTGGTGCTCGCGGGCGCATTGCTCGGTTATTTCGTGAATCCGCTCTGGATCGCGCTTCCCGGTTTTGTCGGCGCGGGCCTCATTTTTGCGGGCATCACCGATACCTGCGGGATGGGAATGCTCCTCGCGCGGATGCCGTGGAATAACGGCTGCTGTTGCCGATGA